The proteins below come from a single Corylus avellana chromosome ca3, CavTom2PMs-1.0 genomic window:
- the LOC132175244 gene encoding NAC domain-containing protein 21/22-like — protein sequence MSNISMVEAKLPPGFRFHPRDEELVCDYLMKKVTNCGSPLLIEVDLNKCEPWDIPETACVAGKEWYFYTQRDRKYATGLRTNRATASGYWKATGKDRPVLRRGSLVGMRKTLVFYQGRAPKGRKTDWVMHEFRLEGPFALPPISSPKEDWVLSKVFYKSREVAAKPSMGSCYETGGSCSSSLPALMDSYITFDQTHQSHVDESQQVPCFSIFNQNQITNPIYTHMMSSSSMEPNVSATNTFKGLPNMALDPFSCDKKVLKAVLNQLSSMDSNLPNLKGSPSLGEGSSESYLSDVGMPNIWNHF from the exons atgagcAACATAAGCATGGTGGAGGCAAAGCTGCCACCAGGATTTAGGTTCCATCCAAGAGATGAAGAACTGGTTTGCGATTACTTGATGAAGAAGGTAACCAACTGTGGCTCCCCTCTCTTGATTGAAGTCGACCTCAACAAGTGCGAGCCTTGGGATATTCCTG AAACGGCATGTGTGGCAGGTAAAGAATGGTACTTCTACACCCAGCGTGACCGGAAATACGCAACCGGACTCCGTACAAACCGCGCAACCGCCTCAGGCTACTGGAAGGCCACCGGAAAAGACAGGCCGGTCCTCCGTAGAGGTTCCCTTGTGGGGATGAGAAAAACCTTGGTGTTCTACCAAGGTAGAGCACCCAAAGGAAGAAAAACCGATTGGGTCATGCATGAGTTTAGGCTCGAAGGACCCTTTGCTCTTCCACCAATTTCTTCTCCCAAG GAGGATTGGGTGCTGTCTAAGGTGTTCTATAAGAGCAGAGAAGTGGCTGCCAAACCAAGCATGGGAAGCTGCTATGAGACAGGAGGTTCATGTTCATCATCTCTCCCGGCATTAATGGATTCTTACATCACATTCGACCAAACACATCAAAGCCATGTAGATGAGTCTCAGCAAGTGCCCTGCTTCTCCATTTTCAACCAAAACCAAATTACCAACCCAATTTACACACATATGATGAGCAGCAGCAGCATGGAGCCAAACGTGAGTGCAACCAACACATTTAAGGGTTTGCCAAACATGGCCTTAGACCCTTTTTCATGTGACAAGAAGGTTCTAAAAGCTGTTCTGAACCAACTAAGCAGCATGGACAGCAATCTTCCTAATCTAAAAGGATCGCCAAGCTTAGGAGAAGGAAGTTCGGAGAGCTACTTATCTGATGTGGGCATGCCCAATATTTGGAACCATTTCTGA